The following proteins come from a genomic window of Vallitaleaceae bacterium 9-2:
- a CDS encoding cation:proton antiporter gives MLSYDFFLDLAIILLSTKIFGLLTRKVQMPQVVGALLAGVLLGPTFLNVLQETEFIDKMAELGVIMLMFTAGMETDIKELKQTGKASFIIAAFGVGIPLIGGFLAAAVFSGNIASMSKLELLQNIFIGVILTATSVSITVETLREMGKLKTKSGTAILGAAVIDDIMGIIILTFIISFRDSSVSLTSIVMRIILFFVFSTVCGFLFYKGFEYMSKKYGRKRRIPIYSFILCLILAYIAEEYFGIADITGAYLAGIIISNLKSNEYVAEKVEITSYMLFSPIFFASIGIKTSIHTMSWNIVFFSLLLIVVAIMTKIIGCGIGARLTGFSREDSIKIGIGMVSRGEVALIVANKGAAVGLIREEYFAPIIIVVLVTTLITPILLKLAYKGKKENIQNVALQRS, from the coding sequence ATGTTATCATATGACTTTTTCTTAGACTTAGCGATTATACTTTTGAGTACAAAAATTTTTGGTTTGTTGACAAGAAAAGTTCAAATGCCGCAAGTCGTAGGTGCTTTATTGGCAGGGGTACTTTTGGGACCAACTTTTTTAAATGTATTGCAGGAAACAGAATTCATTGATAAGATGGCAGAACTTGGTGTAATTATGCTGATGTTTACTGCCGGTATGGAAACCGATATCAAGGAATTAAAGCAAACAGGTAAGGCTTCATTTATCATTGCAGCGTTTGGTGTTGGAATTCCATTAATTGGAGGCTTTTTAGCAGCAGCTGTTTTTTCAGGTAATATTGCATCGATGTCAAAACTGGAATTGTTGCAAAATATTTTTATAGGGGTCATCTTAACGGCCACATCAGTGAGTATAACCGTAGAGACACTTCGGGAAATGGGAAAGCTAAAAACAAAGTCAGGAACAGCGATATTGGGAGCCGCTGTTATTGACGATATTATGGGAATTATCATTTTGACATTTATTATAAGTTTTAGAGATAGTTCGGTGAGTTTGACAAGTATTGTTATGCGCATTATCCTCTTTTTCGTTTTTTCAACAGTATGTGGATTTTTATTTTATAAAGGCTTTGAATATATGAGTAAAAAATATGGACGAAAACGGCGAATTCCTATATACAGCTTCATCTTGTGCCTTATTTTAGCTTATATTGCTGAAGAGTATTTTGGAATTGCAGATATTACCGGTGCGTATTTGGCGGGTATTATCATTAGTAATTTAAAAAGCAATGAATATGTTGCTGAAAAAGTGGAAATCACATCATATATGCTTTTCTCACCTATATTTTTTGCAAGTATAGGGATAAAAACTTCAATTCATACGATGAGTTGGAATATTGTCTTTTTCTCATTGCTTTTGATTGTTGTTGCGATCATGACAAAAATTATTGGTTGTGGCATAGGTGCTAGACTTACCGGGTTTAGCAGGGAAGATTCGATAAAAATTGGAATAGGTATGGTTTCACGAGGAGAGGTAGCACTTATTGTTGCAAATAAAGGGGCTGCGGTCGGATTAATTCGTGAAGAGTATTTTGCGCCGATTATTATTGTGGTTTTGGTAACGACTTTAATTACTCCAATCTTATTAAAACTTGCATATAAAGGAAAAAAAGAAAATATTCAGAATGTTGCTTTGCAACGCTCATAA
- a CDS encoding Gfo/Idh/MocA family oxidoreductase, which translates to MKKIRFAVIGTNFIAKDFLQAAKTDEFFELTALYTRNPENASKLGLDSQAIQVSCDFNEFLNLEIYDAVYISSPNALHAPQSIALMNKGKHILCEKPLASNSKEVALMIAAAKDNQVIFLEAMRPIFHPAMERVKEGMKKIGQIHFADFRFCQYSSRYDAFKAGQILNAFNPKLSNGAIMDIGIYPIEVMLDLLGIPRQVNGYGKVLKDSIDAYGHLVAQYENMYCMITYSKVSNSYLPCEIQGEKGALLIDKITNTSKVWIRWKSGEEEILYDKIIEKDMKFELRYFMEAIWGTKETAQLNRISVESLKIVDNIRKELGVVFPAD; encoded by the coding sequence ATGAAAAAGATAAGATTTGCCGTAATTGGAACCAACTTTATAGCTAAAGATTTTCTTCAAGCTGCAAAAACAGATGAGTTTTTTGAGCTGACAGCATTATATACAAGGAATCCAGAAAATGCATCGAAGTTAGGCCTTGATTCACAGGCCATACAAGTAAGTTGTGATTTTAATGAATTCTTGAACTTAGAGATATATGATGCTGTGTATATCTCAAGTCCCAATGCGCTACATGCGCCTCAAAGTATTGCGCTTATGAATAAAGGAAAGCATATTTTATGTGAGAAACCTTTAGCGAGCAATTCAAAAGAAGTAGCATTGATGATTGCAGCAGCTAAAGATAATCAGGTAATCTTTTTAGAAGCGATGCGACCTATTTTTCATCCTGCGATGGAGCGAGTCAAAGAAGGAATGAAAAAAATCGGGCAAATACATTTTGCGGATTTTAGATTTTGCCAGTATTCTTCTCGCTATGACGCATTTAAAGCAGGACAGATTCTTAATGCCTTTAATCCGAAGTTGTCTAATGGTGCAATTATGGATATCGGTATTTATCCGATAGAAGTCATGCTAGATCTGCTAGGAATACCACGCCAGGTCAATGGTTATGGAAAAGTACTCAAAGACAGCATTGATGCCTATGGACACCTTGTGGCTCAATATGAGAATATGTATTGCATGATTACCTATTCAAAAGTTTCCAATTCGTACTTACCGTGTGAGATTCAAGGCGAGAAAGGGGCTCTTCTTATAGATAAGATTACCAATACTTCTAAAGTATGGATTCGCTGGAAAAGTGGAGAAGAAGAGATTCTGTATGATAAAATAATTGAGAAAGATATGAAATTTGAACTTAGATATTTTATGGAAGCGATTTGGGGAACCAAAGAAACGGCGCAGTTAAATAGGATTTCTGTAGAAAGCTTAAAAATTGTTGATAACATTCGTAAGGAACTAGGTGTGGTTTTTCCTGCTGATTAA
- a CDS encoding DUF2294 domain-containing protein: MEKGQMEAHISTSMITFQRKQLGRGAESAKTYIIDDMIVIRLKGVLTAAEKELAREEKGKALVKEMRYQLEEIIRPKLEEMIEEITGCKVISIHNDISTKTGERMDVIILEKSLGF; encoded by the coding sequence ATGGAAAAAGGACAAATGGAGGCACACATTAGTACAAGCATGATAACGTTCCAACGTAAACAACTGGGACGTGGAGCGGAATCGGCAAAAACATATATTATTGATGATATGATTGTCATTCGCCTCAAAGGGGTATTGACAGCGGCAGAAAAAGAGTTGGCGCGTGAGGAAAAAGGAAAAGCGTTAGTTAAAGAGATGCGTTATCAATTAGAGGAGATTATTCGCCCGAAGCTTGAAGAAATGATTGAAGAGATTACAGGATGTAAAGTTATATCTATTCATAATGATATTAGTACAAAAACCGGAGAACGTATGGATGTCATTATTCTTGAAAAATCATTAGGATTTTAA
- a CDS encoding methyl-accepting chemotaxis protein has protein sequence MRNIKLKYKLILLSMMMILAFIALILFSVLPTFNRTLETKTEQKLVEFVEMPMGIIAKYHQMSIEGDLSEDEAKQMALAAIKQLRYDDGTGYFWINDDTLPIPTMIMHTTSAELDGTVLDDPSYNVANGTQENFFSVFVRLTNQDGKGFVRYLWPKVSVNETTSEQPKLSYVEKYEPWGWIVGTGVYVDDLRQIEVSIRNRVLVGTGIVIMITVLLVIAITVPLEKTLIKMLSATKKYQEYDFREAIQIEQSDEFGVIAKAFNRVSQGISQMVQKISESSKLIHNSFQEIRTSLSGLNQVTDETEQSTIEIANVMNQTRQNSEEVAHIIGEARNAIETIAERASNGSVMSSEISQRAIQMKDEAGESKKDAEQIYANAKEKMTIAIESASEVSRINELLESILDITDQTNLLALNASIEAARAGESGRGFSIVAQEIKKLAESSSSMVEDIREVTVRIEEVVNSLVNDSQEMLSFIDTKVLEDYEKLSSLGQQYNKDSNAFNDIMLDLSATSQELFGSMDTIHTAMLNVADSTNIGAKGVEQIRDNMRIISQDAENFLSIADKNMASAEALDAMIQQFKI, from the coding sequence ATGCGCAATATCAAGTTAAAATACAAGTTAATCTTGTTAAGCATGATGATGATTCTTGCTTTTATAGCATTGATCTTATTTTCAGTATTGCCGACATTTAATCGCACTCTAGAGACCAAGACAGAACAAAAACTCGTTGAATTTGTTGAAATGCCAATGGGAATTATCGCTAAGTATCATCAAATGTCCATTGAAGGAGACCTTAGTGAAGATGAAGCAAAACAGATGGCTCTAGCAGCTATAAAACAGTTGCGCTATGATGATGGAACGGGATATTTTTGGATTAATGATGATACGTTGCCTATTCCTACGATGATAATGCATACCACATCTGCGGAGTTGGATGGTACAGTTCTTGATGATCCAAGCTATAATGTTGCCAACGGAACCCAGGAAAATTTTTTCTCGGTGTTTGTTCGTCTGACGAATCAAGATGGTAAGGGGTTTGTCAGGTATTTGTGGCCAAAAGTTTCTGTAAATGAAACAACTTCAGAACAACCGAAACTATCCTACGTCGAAAAGTACGAACCATGGGGATGGATTGTTGGGACAGGTGTTTATGTCGATGATTTAAGACAAATAGAAGTATCCATAAGAAATCGTGTGCTAGTCGGTACGGGTATCGTGATTATGATTACGGTGTTACTTGTTATTGCCATTACTGTTCCTCTTGAAAAAACATTAATTAAAATGTTGTCTGCAACAAAAAAATACCAAGAATACGATTTTAGAGAAGCTATTCAAATAGAGCAATCCGATGAATTTGGCGTCATTGCAAAAGCTTTTAATCGTGTGAGCCAAGGCATCAGTCAAATGGTTCAAAAAATAAGTGAGAGTTCAAAATTGATTCATAATAGTTTTCAAGAAATTCGTACAAGCTTATCTGGTCTTAATCAGGTGACCGATGAGACGGAGCAAAGTACAATTGAAATCGCAAATGTTATGAATCAGACGCGACAAAATTCAGAAGAGGTAGCGCATATTATTGGCGAAGCACGCAATGCGATTGAGACCATCGCAGAACGAGCGAGCAATGGTTCGGTTATGTCGAGTGAAATTAGCCAAAGGGCTATTCAGATGAAAGATGAAGCTGGAGAATCAAAAAAAGATGCAGAACAGATCTATGCGAATGCAAAAGAAAAAATGACCATAGCCATTGAGAGTGCATCAGAAGTATCAAGAATTAATGAATTGCTGGAATCAATCCTAGACATAACAGACCAAACCAATCTATTGGCATTAAATGCTTCCATTGAAGCGGCACGAGCAGGTGAGTCTGGACGAGGCTTTTCAATTGTTGCACAAGAAATAAAAAAACTGGCAGAATCATCGTCATCCATGGTGGAAGATATACGTGAAGTGACAGTTCGCATTGAAGAGGTGGTAAATTCCTTGGTCAATGATTCACAAGAAATGCTTAGTTTTATTGATACAAAAGTGCTAGAAGATTATGAAAAACTCTCGAGTTTAGGACAACAATATAATAAAGACTCCAATGCCTTTAATGATATTATGCTGGATTTAAGTGCCACGTCCCAAGAATTGTTTGGTTCGATGGATACTATACATACAGCTATGCTCAATGTTGCTGATTCAACCAATATCGGAGCTAAAGGTGTGGAACAGATTCGAGATAATATGCGAATTATTTCCCAAGATGCGGAAAACTTTTTAAGTATTGCAGATAAAAACATGGCATCCGCTGAAGCGCTTGATGCGATGATACAACAATTTAAAATTTAA
- the acnA gene encoding aconitate hydratase AcnA yields MIDFKKKDIIDTFEFNNKTYQYVNLNKLQELTGVNLERLPKTIKILLENVIRNYDGNLITSEHINQLLYWGETDDVKEVGFIPSRIVLQDFTGVPAVVDLAAMRNAVARMGKDPSVINPLVPVDLVIDHSVMVDAYGSQEALKFNVEKEFERNHERYRFLKWAQNSFENFRAVPPSTGIIHQVNLEYLATVVAEREVDGGTMLLPDTLVGTDSHTTMINGIGILGWGVGGIEAEAGMLGQPLYFVTPQVVGVHMTGQLQEGVTATDLALRVTELLRQNNVVGKFVEYFGPGAQTLSLPDRATVSNMSPEYGATMGYFAVDEETLDYMALTGRDEEKIGLVQEYLSRQNLFGIDIETEVEYSQVIELDLSTLSASLAGPKRPQDRVPLSELKNAFQEIAIKPVADGGYGLNREDLDKKVLLDGWKDADGQPSELRTGDVVLAAITSCTNTSNPSVMIGAGLVAKKAVEAGLSVPNYVKTSLTPGSLVVTEYLKKANVLESLETLGFNVAGYGCATCIGNSGPLDEPVTKAIVDNDMLVGSVLSGNRNFEGRIHQHIKANYLASPMLVVAYALAGTLDIDFDTQAIGKDKDGNEVFLKDLWPSNSELSDAVKQAVSNEMFIEQYRSIYEANNQWNAIDAPSGMLYEWEEDSTYIREPEFFKNLEKMESIEDIVGAKVLLSLGDSITTDHISPAGSITTKSPAGIYLASMGVDRLDFNSYGSRRGNHEVMMRGTFANIRIRNRLADGVEGGYTTMEEGSEVLSVFDAAMQYQAKNIPLIVIAGKEYGTGSSRDWAAKGTNLLGVKAVIAESYERIHRSNLVGMGVLPLQFLPGESVEALGLTGRETYRIEGLSQAKPMDKVKVIAESEEGKVKVFEVRMRLDSTVDIDYYLNQGILQKVLLEI; encoded by the coding sequence ATGATCGATTTTAAGAAAAAAGACATAATAGATACGTTTGAATTTAATAATAAAACATATCAATATGTAAACTTAAATAAGCTTCAAGAACTTACAGGTGTTAACTTAGAGCGCTTGCCAAAGACCATAAAAATTTTGTTGGAAAACGTGATTCGAAATTACGATGGAAATCTCATTACAAGCGAACATATTAATCAGCTGTTATACTGGGGAGAAACCGATGATGTCAAAGAGGTCGGCTTTATTCCATCCAGAATTGTTTTGCAAGATTTTACAGGTGTGCCAGCAGTTGTAGACTTGGCAGCCATGCGTAATGCTGTAGCAAGAATGGGAAAAGATCCGAGTGTTATTAATCCGTTGGTTCCTGTAGACTTAGTTATAGACCACTCTGTCATGGTGGATGCATATGGTAGCCAAGAGGCACTGAAATTTAATGTGGAAAAAGAGTTTGAACGCAATCATGAGCGTTATCGTTTTCTAAAATGGGCGCAAAATTCCTTTGAAAACTTTAGAGCGGTTCCACCGTCAACAGGTATTATTCATCAGGTGAACTTAGAATACCTGGCGACCGTTGTTGCTGAGCGCGAAGTGGACGGGGGAACAATGCTTCTTCCAGACACATTGGTTGGAACGGATTCACATACAACAATGATTAATGGAATTGGTATATTAGGCTGGGGCGTTGGAGGTATCGAAGCTGAAGCAGGAATGCTTGGCCAACCTTTATACTTTGTTACACCCCAAGTTGTGGGCGTACATATGACAGGACAACTTCAAGAAGGGGTTACAGCAACTGATCTTGCTCTTCGTGTAACAGAACTTCTTCGCCAGAATAATGTGGTTGGTAAGTTCGTTGAATATTTTGGACCGGGAGCACAAACGTTGTCTCTTCCAGACCGAGCAACAGTATCAAATATGTCGCCTGAATATGGTGCGACGATGGGATATTTTGCGGTGGATGAAGAAACATTAGACTATATGGCATTAACAGGACGGGATGAAGAAAAGATTGGGCTGGTACAAGAATATTTATCACGTCAAAATTTATTCGGAATAGATATTGAAACAGAAGTTGAATATAGCCAAGTTATAGAACTTGACTTATCAACGTTATCGGCAAGTTTGGCAGGACCAAAACGTCCACAAGACCGTGTGCCGTTAAGTGAACTTAAGAATGCGTTTCAAGAGATTGCCATTAAGCCGGTAGCAGATGGCGGGTATGGATTGAATAGAGAGGATTTAGATAAAAAAGTTCTATTAGACGGGTGGAAAGATGCCGATGGACAACCATCAGAACTTCGAACGGGGGATGTAGTTTTAGCGGCAATAACAAGTTGTACCAATACCTCGAATCCATCCGTAATGATTGGAGCCGGACTTGTTGCAAAAAAAGCTGTTGAAGCAGGACTAAGTGTACCTAATTATGTAAAAACCAGCTTGACACCTGGATCCTTGGTGGTAACAGAGTATTTGAAAAAGGCCAATGTCCTTGAAAGCTTAGAAACACTAGGATTTAATGTGGCAGGTTATGGATGTGCAACCTGTATAGGAAACAGTGGACCTTTGGATGAACCTGTAACAAAAGCCATTGTAGATAATGACATGCTTGTCGGTTCTGTACTTAGTGGTAACCGAAACTTTGAAGGACGGATTCATCAGCATATTAAGGCAAACTATTTGGCTTCTCCAATGCTTGTGGTGGCATATGCATTGGCAGGGACACTAGATATTGATTTTGATACACAAGCCATTGGAAAAGATAAAGATGGCAATGAAGTCTTCTTAAAAGACTTATGGCCATCAAATAGTGAACTTAGTGATGCTGTAAAACAAGCAGTATCTAATGAAATGTTCATTGAACAATATCGAAGTATTTATGAAGCGAACAATCAATGGAATGCTATTGATGCACCATCTGGAATGCTCTATGAATGGGAAGAAGATTCAACATATATTCGCGAGCCGGAGTTCTTTAAAAATCTTGAAAAAATGGAATCCATTGAAGATATCGTGGGAGCTAAAGTTTTACTATCGTTGGGGGATTCGATTACGACAGACCATATCTCACCGGCAGGAAGTATTACAACAAAATCGCCGGCGGGCATATATTTAGCAAGTATGGGTGTGGATCGTCTTGATTTTAATTCTTATGGTTCTAGACGTGGTAACCATGAGGTCATGATGCGAGGAACATTTGCGAATATTCGTATCCGAAACCGTTTAGCAGATGGCGTTGAAGGCGGCTATACAACAATGGAAGAAGGTAGCGAGGTGCTATCCGTCTTTGATGCAGCGATGCAATATCAAGCAAAGAACATACCGCTGATTGTTATTGCTGGAAAAGAATATGGAACGGGAAGTTCTAGAGACTGGGCCGCAAAGGGAACAAATCTTTTAGGGGTCAAAGCAGTAATTGCTGAGAGTTATGAACGGATTCACAGAAGCAATTTAGTTGGAATGGGCGTATTGCCACTTCAATTTTTACCAGGAGAATCGGTTGAAGCACTTGGACTGACAGGACGAGAAACTTATCGTATTGAGGGACTTTCCCAAGCAAAACCAATGGATAAAGTTAAGGTGATAGCTGAAAGTGAAGAGGGTAAAGTGAAAGTCTTTGAAGTACGCATGCGATTAGACAGTACAGTCGACATTGATTATTACTTAAACCAAGGGATACTCCAAAAAGTACTTTTAGAAATTTAA